The Propionispora vibrioides DNA segment CAGCCTGGCGAGAGATTTTTTCGGCTGGCAAGGAAGTAAAACCGCAGGAATAGCGGCCCCTATTTCAAAGTTTTACTGACGCAGTCAGACGGAAAAAGATCCGCCAGGATGCGCGGTGTGAATAATTCAGTGGTTCCCTAAATAAAGAAGTGTCATCCCAGCGTTAAGAACTGCATGGAGTACTGTAAATAAGCATATCCTAATTGATGAGGATAAGATGGAGGATATAATGAGTACATATGATAAAGCTCATGATTTGGCCAATGCCTTGAAGCATTCAACGGAATACCGTGAGTTTATGACGGTTAAACAAGCCATAGATACGGATGAACAGGCAAAGAAGATGATCAAGGAATTCATCGCCAAGCAGATGGAACTGGAGTTTGAAATTATGTCGGGAAAACCGGAAGACAAAAATAAAACGGCTCAGTTGCATAAAATGTATGAAGTCCTGGCACTGAATACCAAGGCGCGTGACTTTTTACAAGCCTATATGCGGTTTCAGCGCATGATGGGAGATGTTTATAAAATTATCGGTGATGCAACTGCTGAAGGGCTGGATTTTATTGAAAAAAGATAACTGTAATGAGTTTTTAACAAATTTAAAAGAGGTTGTAAAAGAGGAACATTTGCTGTTGCAGGAGCCGATGGCCAATCATACGACTTTTCGTATTGGTGGACCGGCGGATTATCTTTTTCTGCCCGGCTCAGAGCAGGAAATTATGGCCGTGTTAAAGCTGACACAGCAATTTTCAGTACCGGTTACGGTGATTGGCAATGGTTCCAATATGTTGGTGCGGGACAAGGGGATCAGAGGCTTGGTGCTGAAGCTGGGCGAAAATATGAGCTATGCAAGAAGGCAAGGGAGCTGTATTGTTGCCGGTGCCGGTACTATCTTGGGTGATGTGTCCCGTTATGCGGAGAATCAGCACCTGGCAGGGATGGAATTTGCGGTGGGAATCCCAGGCAGTATTGGCGGAGCTGTGTTTATGAATGCCGGAGCGTATGAAGGTGAAATGAGCCAAATTGTGGCGGCTGTGTCCGCCGTCTGTCCGGATGGGACCGCTAAGCGCTTCACCCGTGATATGCTTGATTTTGGATACCGGCATAGTATTTTTCAGGATAATCATTGCATCATTTATGAAGTGGAAGTGCAACTTTTACTTGGACAGCAGCGAAACATCAATCAAAGAATGTGTGATTTTACGCAGCGCCGTGAAAGCAAGCAGCCGATAGAATTGCCTAGTGCCGGCAGTACTTTTAAACGGCCGCCGGGATATTTTGCCGGTACCTTGATTGAACAGGCGGGATTAAAAGGGCTGCGGGTGGGCGGGGCTCAGGTTTCCGAAAAACATGCCGGTTTTATCATTAATGCCGGTGGTGCAACGGCCCGGGATGTCCTGGCCTTGATCGAAGAAGTACAGCAGCGGGTATACGAATACGCGGGAGTTATGCTTCATCCGGAAGTACGGATTATTGGGGAAGAGTGAAATGATGAACAGGCTTGGCAGTTGCCAAGTCCTATTTATTGTCTAGTGGCCTGTAAATTCTAAGGTACTAGTGTAATGCCAGGTTTATAAACTGAGGTTACAGTATAGCATAAAAGTGGAATTTCATATATACTGATAGTGAGAAGAAAAACAAGAAGCTGTAAAGGAGTTAATAGCTATGAGATTAACCTTTCTGGGTGCAGCTCGAATCGTAACAGGTTCATCGTATCTTTTAGAGGTGGCGGAACGTAAGATTCTGATTGATTGTGGCATGTTTCAGGGCTCGAAAGCCGTTCGGTCGTTAAATTATCGTCCGTTTCCTTATAACCCGGCGGAGATTGACTGTGTGTTATTAACCCATGCGCACATTGATCACAGTGGTTTAATTCCCCGGCTGTGCAAAGATGGCTTTAAAGGCAAGATTCATGCAACTAAAGTTACGGCGGAGCTATGTGGGATTATGCTGCCCGATAGCGGCCATATACAAGAGTTTGATGCGGAAATTGCCAATCGCAAGGGAAAGCGTGCCGGCAAAAAACCGGTAGAGGTTCTTTATACGGTTGAAGATGCTTACGCCTGTTTAAAACAGTTCGCTTATGTTGATTATAATACCGATCTTTTCCTTTCACCGGAGATTCGGGTCCGTTACCGGGAGGCCGGACATATTTTAGGGTCTTCGCTTTTAGAAGTGTGGGTGACTGAAAATCAGAAAACCGTCAAAATCGTATTTTCCGGCGATTTAGGCCAGCCGGACCAGCCGATTATCAAAGATCCCGTATATATAACAGAGGCCGATTATGTTTTGACGGAAACAACCTATGGCAACCGGCTGCATGAGACCTATGACAAAGAGGAGGCGCTGGCTGAGGTAATCAACAGCACGTTTAACCGTGGCGGCAATGTCATTATTCCTTCTTTTGCTGTGGGCCGGACCCAAACGCTGCTTTATTATCTGCATAAACTGTTTAAAGCCAAGCGGATACCGGATATTCCGGTCATTATCGATAGCCCGCTGGCTATATCAGCTACCGATGTATTTATGAAAAATGTTCAGGAATATGATAGTGAGGCCTATGATTTACTCTTTAAAGAGCATGATGATCCTTTGCATATGCCGCAGTTGACTTTTACGAAAACGGCGGAGGAATCGAAGGCGCTTAACACCATGGAGCAGCCCGCCATTATCATCTCAGCCAGTGGTATGGCTGATGCGGGGCGGATTTTACATCATCTGAAGCACAATTTGTGGCGGCCCGAGTCCAGCGTATTATTTGTGGGCTACCAGGCACAGGACAGTCTAGGTCGCCGGTTGATTGAAGGCGTGAAAAGAGTAAAAATTTTAGGTGAAGAGATCAGCGTCCGGGCGGAAATTCACAATATGGATGGTTTCTCAGCTCATGCCGACCGCAGCCAGTTATTAGATTGGCTGGAGCATTTTACCGGTAAACCGGCCAATATTTTCCTTGTCCATGGTGAATCGGATATGTCCGAACCTTTCGCTAAACTGGTGGAAGAACAATTGGGGGTAAGCACCTATATACCCAGCTATGGTGAAACGGCTGTACTTGACGGGCGGCAATGGCAGATGGAACCGTCTACACTTGCCGGTATGGATCCGGCGGTTAAACAGTTGCAGGATTCGCTGCTTGTAATTGAGACTGAATTGGCAGAATACCGTAAAAAGCTGGAACAGCTCATGCTTACCGATACTGCTAAGGCTAAAGAGGCAATGAATCAATTCAAAAAACTGTCCGGTGATTTGAAAAAAGTGATTTCTGGACAATAGGTTTTTTCGCTGAATAGACTGTGAAATAATAAAAAATTTTCGGTTTAATATTGACAGGGAAAGAGCATTATAATATATTGAAGTGTACATGTTTACAGTTTCGTATCTAAACAGTGAGTTTACTAAAGAAAGGGTGCATGAACATGCCATCCTTTCTTATTTTTATCAAGGTTTTTTAGTTTAAGGATTATCAGGGGGTAAATAAAAATATGAAACGACAGGATTTACGGAATATCGCAATTATTGCACACGTTGACCATGGTAAAACTACGCTAGTGGATGCCATGCTTCGTCAAAGCGGTGTATTTCGCTCCAACGAACAAGTGGTGGAAAGAGTTATGGACTCCAATGACCTGGAACGGGAGCGGGGCATCACCATATTAGCAAAAAATACATCGGTTATGTATGAAGGAGTTAAGATCAACATTGTGGATACACCGGGCCATGCCGATTTTGGCGGTGAGGTGGAACGGGTTCTAAACATGGTAGATGGTGTTTTGCTTCTGGTGGATGCATTCGAGGGTCCTATGCCTCAGACAAAGTATGTTTTGCGCAAAGCCTTGGAACAAAAACTGAAACCGATTGTGGTCATTAATAAAATAGACCGGCCTGATGAACGGGTGGCCGATGTTGTAGATGAAGTCCTGGAGCTGTTTATTGAATTGGATGCCGATGATGAGCAATTGGACTTCCCGGTTATCTATGCCGCAGCCCGCGACGGGATTGCCAAGACGACTATGGAGGATGAAAGCAGCAGCTTAGAGCCTTTGTTTAAACTGCTGCTTGAAGCCATTCCAGCTCCGGTCGGCGAAGCGGAAGGTCCTTTGCAGATTATGGTTACCACGTTAGACTATGATGAATATGTGGGCCGTGTCGCCATTGGCCGGGTTATGCGCGGCAAGGTGGTTAATGGACAAGCTGTAGCTGTGCTTAACGGTGATACCGTAACTAAGGCGCGAATTGGCCGCTTATATACCTATGAAGGTTTAAAAAGGACAGAAGTAAAAGAAACCGGCTTAGGCGATATTGTAGCCATTACGGGTCTGGAAAGTGTTAACATTGGTGATACTATTGCCGATGCAGAAAATCCGGAAGCGTTGCCGACGATTAACATTGATGAACCAACCTTGGCGATGGTGTTTTCTGTCAATAACAGTCCGTTTGCCGGTCGGGAAGGACAATTTGTGACTTCGCGGCATTTAAGAGACCGTTTGTTCAAAGAAGTGGAAACCAACGTAAGTCTTAGAGTAAAAGAAACGGATACGCCTGATGCTTTTGAAGTGTCGGGACGGGGCGAACTTCATCTTTCCATTCTGATTGAAACCATGCGCAGGGAAGGCTATGAGTTTCAGGTTGGTAAGCCGGAGGTTATTTTTAAGACGATTAACGGACAATCCTGTGAACCGATGGAATTTTTGACGATTGATGTGCCTCAGGAATATATGGGGGCAGTTATGGAATCGCTGGGAACCCGTAAAGCGGAGCTTGTTAATATGATTGAATTAGCCGGCTACTTGCGCATGGAGTTTATCATTCCGGCGCGGGGACTCATTGGCTTCCGTTCTGAGTTTTTAACCAACACCAAGGGCAATGGCATTATGCATCATATTTTTAACGGTTATGCTCCTTATAAAGGCGATATTCCGGGCCGTACGCGAGGCGCGTTAGTAGCTTTTGAAAATGGTGAAACAACTGCTTATGGGATCCATAGCGTACAGGATCGCGGCGTTATGTTTGTCGTCCCTGGTCAGGCTGTTTATCAAGGCATGATTATTGGAGAAAACACCAGAGATATGGACATGGATGTAAATCCCTGCAAGAAAAAGCATGTTACCAATATGCGCTCAAGTGCTTCCGATGAAGCCTTGCGTTTGGTATCACCTCGCATATTAAGCCTGGAACAGGCCCTTGAATACATTAACAAAGATGAATTGGTTGAAGTAACACCGAAAAGCATTCGCTTAAGAAAGAGTGTTCTTGACAGGCAGATGCGCGGTCGCGAAAGAAAAACCTCACAGGGCTAACAGTAAATAACAGCAGTTCTCAGGAACTGCTGTTATTTTGAAAAAATTACTATATAACTGTATAATCCTAATAAATATTGAAGGATTTTTTATCCAACTGTCGAAATAAGATAATACATATCACTATCAGGGATAGTATCTTTAGTTTGGTATGGCAGGATTTGGTGGGGAGGTTGGAAGAAGTGGCTCACAGTTTGATCGATAAAATAACAAACTTTCTGATGCCTGTAGATGAATTTCAACAGCCGGAAGAGTCAACTCCAGCAGGTAATAAAGTTGAATTTACCGTGCATAGTCCGGCCGAGTTAAAGGTACTAGTAACAATACCACGCCAATATCAGGATGCTTTAGTTTGCGCCGACCGGCTAAAGGCCAATCATGCGGTCATTGTGAATCTGCAACTGTTGGATGCAAAGCTGCAGCAGTCGATTAGTGATTTTTTAAATGGTGTTTGCTATGTGACCGGTGGGAGCGTTGAGAAAGTTTCCGACTTTATTTTGATATATGTTCCGGCGAAGGTCGGGGTTAGTAAAGAGCTATACGCTTATTCGGTTCCCACGTATATAAAGGCTCGAAATGATAAGGTTTTTAATCTATAAGGCAAGAAAAACTCTCTCCCAGGTTTGGAAGAGGGTTTTTTTATTGCTGCCATTTATGAAAGGCATAAGCACCGGGTAAACGGCATAAGATGATGAAAGATGTATAGGGGATTAAAATGAAGCGAGGTAGGTAGAAGTATGAAAAGTTCGCTTAAGGAAAAAGCGCAGGTTTTCAAAGCTTTATTTTGCCTGACAATCTTAATGGTCTTATGGTGTGTATTTTCCTTGGCTTTGCCGCAATTTCTTTCATCCGATGCAGGACGGGTATTTTCATTTACCTGGGCTGTGGCTGCGGCTATCATGGTTGCTGCCCATATAAGGCGGCTGTTGGCCTCCCGCCGAAGACGCTATGAACTGCCGCCTGAATTTAGGTTGGAATATAACAATGGGCACCGCAAAAGTTTTGG contains these protein-coding regions:
- the typA gene encoding translational GTPase TypA; this translates as MKRQDLRNIAIIAHVDHGKTTLVDAMLRQSGVFRSNEQVVERVMDSNDLERERGITILAKNTSVMYEGVKINIVDTPGHADFGGEVERVLNMVDGVLLLVDAFEGPMPQTKYVLRKALEQKLKPIVVINKIDRPDERVADVVDEVLELFIELDADDEQLDFPVIYAAARDGIAKTTMEDESSSLEPLFKLLLEAIPAPVGEAEGPLQIMVTTLDYDEYVGRVAIGRVMRGKVVNGQAVAVLNGDTVTKARIGRLYTYEGLKRTEVKETGLGDIVAITGLESVNIGDTIADAENPEALPTINIDEPTLAMVFSVNNSPFAGREGQFVTSRHLRDRLFKEVETNVSLRVKETDTPDAFEVSGRGELHLSILIETMRREGYEFQVGKPEVIFKTINGQSCEPMEFLTIDVPQEYMGAVMESLGTRKAELVNMIELAGYLRMEFIIPARGLIGFRSEFLTNTKGNGIMHHIFNGYAPYKGDIPGRTRGALVAFENGETTAYGIHSVQDRGVMFVVPGQAVYQGMIIGENTRDMDMDVNPCKKKHVTNMRSSASDEALRLVSPRILSLEQALEYINKDELVEVTPKSIRLRKSVLDRQMRGRERKTSQG
- a CDS encoding MBL fold metallo-hydrolase RNA specificity domain-containing protein, translating into MRLTFLGAARIVTGSSYLLEVAERKILIDCGMFQGSKAVRSLNYRPFPYNPAEIDCVLLTHAHIDHSGLIPRLCKDGFKGKIHATKVTAELCGIMLPDSGHIQEFDAEIANRKGKRAGKKPVEVLYTVEDAYACLKQFAYVDYNTDLFLSPEIRVRYREAGHILGSSLLEVWVTENQKTVKIVFSGDLGQPDQPIIKDPVYITEADYVLTETTYGNRLHETYDKEEALAEVINSTFNRGGNVIIPSFAVGRTQTLLYYLHKLFKAKRIPDIPVIIDSPLAISATDVFMKNVQEYDSEAYDLLFKEHDDPLHMPQLTFTKTAEESKALNTMEQPAIIISASGMADAGRILHHLKHNLWRPESSVLFVGYQAQDSLGRRLIEGVKRVKILGEEISVRAEIHNMDGFSAHADRSQLLDWLEHFTGKPANIFLVHGESDMSEPFAKLVEEQLGVSTYIPSYGETAVLDGRQWQMEPSTLAGMDPAVKQLQDSLLVIETELAEYRKKLEQLMLTDTAKAKEAMNQFKKLSGDLKKVISGQ
- the murB gene encoding UDP-N-acetylmuramate dehydrogenase; protein product: MKKDNCNEFLTNLKEVVKEEHLLLQEPMANHTTFRIGGPADYLFLPGSEQEIMAVLKLTQQFSVPVTVIGNGSNMLVRDKGIRGLVLKLGENMSYARRQGSCIVAGAGTILGDVSRYAENQHLAGMEFAVGIPGSIGGAVFMNAGAYEGEMSQIVAAVSAVCPDGTAKRFTRDMLDFGYRHSIFQDNHCIIYEVEVQLLLGQQRNINQRMCDFTQRRESKQPIELPSAGSTFKRPPGYFAGTLIEQAGLKGLRVGGAQVSEKHAGFIINAGGATARDVLALIEEVQQRVYEYAGVMLHPEVRIIGEE
- a CDS encoding YlbF family regulator, whose translation is MSTYDKAHDLANALKHSTEYREFMTVKQAIDTDEQAKKMIKEFIAKQMELEFEIMSGKPEDKNKTAQLHKMYEVLALNTKARDFLQAYMRFQRMMGDVYKIIGDATAEGLDFIEKR
- a CDS encoding cell division protein SepF, whose amino-acid sequence is MAHSLIDKITNFLMPVDEFQQPEESTPAGNKVEFTVHSPAELKVLVTIPRQYQDALVCADRLKANHAVIVNLQLLDAKLQQSISDFLNGVCYVTGGSVEKVSDFILIYVPAKVGVSKELYAYSVPTYIKARNDKVFNL